The genomic window GCACGGTGATAAGATGTAGCGGATAGCGTGCCACGCGAACATCGCCCAACCATTCCGCCGGCGGGCGCCATTCCGGCAGCGGCCCGAAATCCGCGTAAGCGAAGCCGGCAATGGTTTGACTAAAAAGTTCGATGCGGCTGCTCGGCGTTTGCAATGGGTGCAGCAGCGGATCCCGGCGAAAATCCGCCATGAAGACAAAATCCTCGGTGGGCGCGGGCACTTCCAGGTAGCCTTGGCGCCAAAACTCGTCGAAAGAAGGCCAGCGGTGGCCGACGGCGGCATGGGATGCGGCGCTTTGCTGATATAGCGTCTCGATCCAGCCGCGCCCGTCGCGCCCGCCGGTAAACGTTTCCCGATAACCCAGACGCTCCGCCAAATCGGCGAAAATAGCAAAGTCATTGCGCGCCTGATGCAGGGGCGCGACCGCTTGCTGCACCGCCAAAACATAACGATCGAGCGATGAGCCGCCGATATCATTACGCTCCAGCGAGGTCGTCACCGGCAGCACGATATCGGCCAGCTTGGCGGCCGGCGTCCACCAAATATCCTGCACGACCACGGTGGCCGGCTTGCGCCAGCCCGCCAGCAGCCGATTCAGTTGCTGCTGATGATGAAAAGGGTTACCGCCGGCCCAGTAAATCATATCGACGGTGGGATAGCGCCGCTGCTCTCCCTGAAAACTGTATTCGCCGCCGGGATCCAACAACATATCGGCAATACGCGCCACCGGAATGGTCAGATCGGCGGCGGGATTGACGCCCAGCGGTAAACTGGGCGCCAGGGTGTCCAGCCGCGGATTACCCACGCCGTTCATCGAGCCGTGACCAAAGGCGAAACCGCCTCCCGGCAAGCCTATTTGGCCAAGCATCGCCGCGAGCGCAATCAACCATCCAGTAGGGCTGCTCGCCGCGATGGGCGCGCTGAAGCGCATAGGCACAGGTCATCATGCTGCGCGGCGTCACCAGCAGTTGAATGCGCCCGACGGGGATGCCGGTGATCGCGCTGACCCATTGAGGCGTTTTGGCAATGCCGTCGCGTTCGCCGCGCAAATAGGCCGCCAATTGCGGCCAACCAACGCAATAACGCGCTAAAAAGACTTCATCCTGGGCACCCTGTTGCAGAATTTCCCAAGCCAGCGCCAGCATCAGCATCAGCGCCGCATCGGTATTGGGCCGGATAGGGATCCATTCCACCTTGAGAAAGTTCGGACAGTCATCCCGCGTTGGGCTGATATTGATAACAGGTGTTCCTTTCGCGGCTAGTTTCTCCAGCCAGGACTAAAGCGAGTGCTCGCCAGCGCCGCCGGAGGACACCTGGGCGTTTTTCAGCGCCAGCCCGCCGAAAGCGATGAATAATCCGCAATGGTCAATGATGCTTGGCCAACTGGTTACCCTACCGGTTAAAGGACTGTAACTGCCGATGATATGCGGTAAAAAGAATTGGGCCGCCCCCCAGCTATAATTACCAGCCTGATCCACCGCGCCGCCGCCGGCAAAATGAAAACGCTGCACCAGCGAGCGGGCGTGATGTACCCGGCCTGCGGAGGACCAGCCATAGGAACCCGTAAAAATCCCTTCGGCGCCGAATCGATCGCGGACCCGGCGGTTCTCCTGTGCAATGAGATCCAGCGCACGATCCCATCCGATCTCGACGAAATCGTCCCGACCGCGCAAACTGCGATCGCTGTTTTCCCGCGCCTCCAGCCAGGAGCGCCGCACCGCCGGCTTGCGGATGCGCTTATCGGAATTCGGAATAAAGCATCGGCACAACAGACGCCAGCATCATTGAGGGATGGGGATCGTGTTTAAACGGTTCACAGCGAACTAATTTGCCCTGATCTACCACCGCAGTGAAGGCCCCCCAGTGCGCCAACTGGGGAAAACGTTGAATCGCCTTGCCCTGCTCTCTTTATTGCTGATTAAACTGGCGGAAAAATATCATTTCTCCTTAGGCAGCGCCAAATAACTTCACCGGGTTGAGGGAAGAAAATCGCCGTCGCTGCAGCTAATTTTTAGCGCATTATGCTAACTTCTTGCGGTTAAAGTTATTTTCCGTGACACTAGCAAATTTAAACGATTACTACCCCCGACGTCGGAAATGTGCTCATGGCTACCATAAAGGATGTCGCCAGACTGGCCGGCGTTTCAGTCGCCACCGTCTCGCGTGTGATTAACAATTCGCCCAAAACCAGCGATGGATCGCGCCAGGCGGTCATGCAGGCGATGGAACAATTGCAATACCACCCCAACGCCAACGCCCGCGCGCTGGCGCAACAGTCCACGGAAACCCTGGGATTGATTGTCGCGGATGTCTCGGATCCTTTCTTCGGCGCCATGGTGAAGGCGGTGGAACAAGTGGCGTACCATACCGGCAACTTCCTGCTGATCGGCAACGGTTACCATATTCTGGATAAAGAGCGCCAGGCGATTGAGCAGCTAATCCGTCACCGCTGCGCCGCGCTGGTGGTGCACGCACAGATGATCCCGACCGAAGAGCTGAATACGTTAATGGCGCATATCCCGGGCATGGTGCTTATCAACCGTATTCTGCCGGATTACGCCGATCGCTGCGTGGCGCTGGACGATCGCTACGGCGCCTGGCTGGCCACGCGCCATCTCATCCAGATGGGACATCGGCGCATCGCCTTTATCTGCTCAAGCCACAGTATTCCCGACAGCGTCGACCGCCTTCAGGGCTATCGGGACGCGCTGGAGGAGTTTCATATTGCCCTGGATGAGAAACTGATTGCGTTCGGTGAACCGGATGAGGTCGGCGGCGAACAGGCGATGACCGAGCTTCTTGGGCGCGGCCGCACGTTTACCGCCATCACCTGCTATAACGACTCGACAGCCGCCGGCGCTATGGCGGTATTGAGCGATAACGGCATTGAGGTACCGCAGGATATTTCGCTAGTGGGATTCGATGATGTGCTGATCTCCCGCTACCTGCGGCCTCGGCTGACCACCATTTGTTATCCGGTGGTGGCCATGGCCACCCAGGCGGCACAGCTGGCGCTGGCGCTGGCTAACGGCGCGCCGCTGCCGGAGGTGACCAATATGTTTAGCCCGACGCTGGTACGTCGCCATTCCGTCGCGCCGGCGGCGTGGCGTCGGACGCACCTTCAGGCTTGAGATCCTGCGAACCGGTGCCGGTACAGGCGCACCGCCTGTACCGGATAGTCGATCCCGTCGCCCAAATATTCCCAGCCGTGACGCTCGTAGTAGCCGGTAAACGTCGCGTAGAGATAAAGCACATCAAAACCGGCGCGACGGCTGTAAGCCATTACGTGGCGCTGCAGTGCTGCCCCCACACCCTGGCCGCGCGCCGGCGGATCGATATACAACGCCGCCAGCCAGGGCGTTAGATCCTGCAGGGACAGGAGATCGCAGCGCCATAGCCCGGCGGTGCCGAACAGCTTTTCTCCGGCCAGCGCGATAAACGTTAGCAGCAGCCCTTCGTTGCGCAGACTACTCTCCACGATTGCGGCGTAAAACGCCCGGCTGGCGCCGTGGCCAAACGTCTGCCACAGCCAGTCGGTCACGGTCTGCTGATGGCAGGGATAATCCGCAAGCGTCGCGAACTGAATCCGGCTCATACCCATTTCCTCTGAAAAACCGGCAACGATTTAAACAAGAAACCCTCAAATTCAGGCGCGTCAACGTCGGAAAACTTTATCAGGGCGTTTTTCACATTTTCACTAGATGCCGAGCCCTGACGAATATCGACGCCCCCTTCCAGCGCCAGCAGCAACAGCGCTTAGCGGATAATGGTGCGGCGACGCCTTAGGTCTCGGCAATGTTGCGCTGGGGCGGCAGGCGCGTCGCCACCGGGTAATGGCCTGACTGTATCCTGGGCCACACGCAGGTGCCGCCCGATCTCCTGATACTGTTTTTTTCCCTGCAACATCGCCCGTCTACTCCATCGCCAACCGGGCCTGACACCGCGTCATGCCAACACTCGCCTGCGCCGGCGGTCTTTTTTTGGCGCCCCTGTCCGCGCAGACAGCGCCTTAGTGTACCAAACCCAGCGGCTGATCGATTACTTTCCCGCCATTTATCGTACCGTAAGCCACCGTCAGGCAGTGAATGAGGCGGAAACAGCGGGCGGACGCTATCGGGCATTTTGATGCGACATTTGTCTACCTTCTCCAGCCGGGTAGAGATCTTCAGCGTTAAAAGGCGATAAACATGCCCAGAAACAGGTTTTTGGTATCGTGAAACTGCTTGGCCAGTCCGTCCTTGACCAGCATCCTCCGATCGTCCACCGGCATTTCCAGCGCGGTAGGCGTGACCGCGATAAATTAGATGACCGCCAGCAACCCCGGAGATAAGGTACGTGTTCCATTAAGGCGGCCCAATTCAATGCCTATCAAAAACCCACGCCGATGAACAACATACTGAGCGTGGCGTAATTGCTGCTGGCTATCATGGGTTTGAGCACCTCCAACGGCGCAAAGAACGCGAAACTGGCGAGGCCATTTTTCAGATCCCTTACCTTATTGGAAATCTATACCGCAAACGCCCCGACGATAATCACCGGCATCAGCGTAATAAATGCCGCGTTGATCGCCATGATAGTACGCAGTCTATTGAACTGACTGGCAAATAACCCCAGAGAGTCCATCATGCGATCTTTTACAGACATAAACCCCTCTCCGCGGTGGGTACAGGTTAACGGGACCGGCAGAGGCCGGTAAAATCGAACGGTGCGTTATTTTGGTATGCCAAAGATAGAGGATTGGAATCATTTTTCTGTCATAACGCTCGCAACGCGACACACGGGAATTCCAATATAGTGAAATCACGTCAATCTGGAATACCTAGAGGAGGGGTTATGGATTCCGACTTTGAACAAACGGTCATGACGCTGCTTATCACCGCCGGCGAAGCGCGTTCTGGCACCATGTCCGCTATCCAGGCCGCGCGCGAGAAGCTCTGGGACAAAGCGCAGGCCATGCTGGCGGCGGCACGACAGGCTTGCGGTCAGGCACACACCATGCAAACGCGGCTCATCGGCCTTGATGAGGGCAGCGGCAAAGTGCCGGTCACGCTGATTATGGTCCATGCCCAGGATCATTTAATGACCGCTATGCTGTGCCAGGATTTGGCCGCCGAACTGATTTTGCTACGCCTTGAAATGGCGGGGTTAACCTGCGCGTGACAAGAGGGTCCCTCCTGAGTCGCTTGAGGCCGAAATAGGGGCCGGCCTGCTCTACCCTTGAGATGGCACATCAGGGACGACGGAAGCACGGCGAAAAAAACGCCGCTCTGTTAACACTTTTTTACCGAGATGTGTCTGCTTGAGTGTTGGCTTCACCGAGGCGAGAAGCTACTATGCGTGGCACCTTATCATTCTATTAACACGCTAATCACATGTCGTTTTATTCACCCAAAGAAGTCGCCGCGATTGCTATGCATACCGGCGTTACCAAGAGTCAAGCCTCGCTACCGGTATTAGTTGTACTGGGCATCATGGCGGGCGCATTTATCGCGCTGGGCTTCCTGCTAGATATCCACGTCGTTTCCAGCATGCCCCCGGCGTGGGGATCGTTCGGCGTGTTCCTCGGCGCATCGGTGTTCCCGGTCGGGCTGGTTTTAACGGTGTTGGCCGGCGGCGAACTGCTGACCGGCAATATGATGACGCTGCCGATGGCGCTGTTCAGCCGGCAAATCGGCGTGCTGGCGCTTATTCGTAACTGGTTTTGGGTTACGCTCGCCAACTTTATCGGCAGCCTGATGATAGCCTGGTTCTTCGGCCATATTCTCGGTATGACCGAAGGGGCGTTTTTGGCGAAAACCGTGGCGATCGCAAACGCTAAAATTTCCGCCGACTTCACCCACGCATTTATCTCAGCCATTGGCTGTAACTGGCTGGTTAGTCTGGCGGTCTGGCTGGCTTATGCAGCAAAAGATATGGCGGGTAAAATTCTGGGCATCTGGTTTCCCATTATGGCGTTTGTCGATCTGGGCTTTCAGCATGTGGTGGCGAATATGTTCGTTATTCCGGCGGCGATTTTTGCCGGCCAGGCTACCTGGCACGACTATTTCATCAACTTCCCGCCGGTATTTCTCGGCAACGCGGTAGGGGGAGGCATCTTCGTCGCGCTGATTTATTTTATCGCCTATCGTCCGCTGGGCGGCAAGTCCCACGCCTGACGACTCGGGCG from Sodalis glossinidius str. 'morsitans' includes these protein-coding regions:
- a CDS encoding GNAT family N-acetyltransferase, coding for MSRIQFATLADYPCHQQTVTDWLWQTFGHGASRAFYAAIVESSLRNEGLLLTFIALAGEKLFGTAGLWRCDLLSLQDLTPWLAALYIDPPARGQGVGAALQRHVMAYSRRAGFDVLYLYATFTGYYERHGWEYLGDGIDYPVQAVRLYRHRFAGSQA
- a CDS encoding PTS lactose/cellobiose transporter subunit IIA produces the protein MDSDFEQTVMTLLITAGEARSGTMSAIQAAREKLWDKAQAMLAAARQACGQAHTMQTRLIGLDEGSGKVPVTLIMVHAQDHLMTAMLCQDLAAELILLRLEMAGLTCA
- the galR gene encoding HTH-type transcriptional regulator GalR, giving the protein MATIKDVARLAGVSVATVSRVINNSPKTSDGSRQAVMQAMEQLQYHPNANARALAQQSTETLGLIVADVSDPFFGAMVKAVEQVAYHTGNFLLIGNGYHILDKERQAIEQLIRHRCAALVVHAQMIPTEELNTLMAHIPGMVLINRILPDYADRCVALDDRYGAWLATRHLIQMGHRRIAFICSSHSIPDSVDRLQGYRDALEEFHIALDEKLIAFGEPDEVGGEQAMTELLGRGRTFTAITCYNDSTAAGAMAVLSDNGIEVPQDISLVGFDDVLISRYLRPRLTTICYPVVAMATQAAQLALALANGAPLPEVTNMFSPTLVRRHSVAPAAWRRTHLQA
- a CDS encoding formate/nitrite transporter family protein, translating into MSFYSPKEVAAIAMHTGVTKSQASLPVLVVLGIMAGAFIALGFLLDIHVVSSMPPAWGSFGVFLGASVFPVGLVLTVLAGGELLTGNMMTLPMALFSRQIGVLALIRNWFWVTLANFIGSLMIAWFFGHILGMTEGAFLAKTVAIANAKISADFTHAFISAIGCNWLVSLAVWLAYAAKDMAGKILGIWFPIMAFVDLGFQHVVANMFVIPAAIFAGQATWHDYFINFPPVFLGNAVGGGIFVALIYFIAYRPLGGKSHA